caggcaacaacagctgtcagtgtgtcagtgtgctgacttgactatgacttaccccaaactgcatgtgattatcacaaagtgggcatgtctgtaaaggggagactcgtgggtacccatagaacccatttacattcacatatctggaggtcaaaggtcaagggacccctttgaaaatggccatgacagtttttcctcaccaaaatgtagcacaagtttggagcattatttaacctccttcacgacaagctagtatgacatggttggtaccgatggattcatcaggttttctagtttcatatgatgtcagtatcttcactctgagcccgctacaacctaaaaatcacaagtagtgttaatgcattaaagaaattagtggcgttaaaatgaatttgccttaacgcattattatcgcgttaactttgaaagcccttatatatttttttatttaattttggaCATATTCACTGCGCTGTTCAGTTTTGTTACCGAACATTAATTCCTCATcttaaaacctaatgaatcacCAGTGTTTCTCCTGCTTGTGTGTCACAGAGATTTTAGATTTTAGTGTCATGTGACGTCTAAAaatgctctttttttcccccaagtTTTTTCAACCCTCCATGAATACAATTCCAAGGGGGAACAATACATGTGCCAGCTGTCAGTGAAAAGTGCATATCTCTTAAAATCTACATACCAGGATGCTTCTCTGGATGAGCCAATCGGGCAGTAGCCAACAATCACAATGTCATTCTGACGACAGTACTCCAGAAGCTTGGGTTGGGTGAAATACGGATGGCATTCAACCTACAGGTACGTAagaagataataaataattgaaaagAAAACTGACCCAAAGTGGTCTGCCATTACATTAGCGTCCTGCTCTTACCAGCCTGAATCAAATTGGATGGGAATGGAGAGGAAAGATCCACTCCTTTTAATACCATTAAAGTTAAAGAAAGATGTCTTTTGAGATAGTCTTTGACTATTTTGTGACAAGGAGTTTCATCTAAGTCTTGTGTTTTGAGTATGAAGGATACTAAATTTATATAAGCAACCAAAAGAATACATAACTATCCTGCATTCCTAAAGTATGAAAACTGCCTTCTTGGTAATAGCGTATAATAATACTGCTGTATAATATACCGCTGTACTTCTACGCTATCTCTGATGTCAGCGGGGACCTAAAGAGGCAATCACCTGGTTGGACACAGGTTTGTGTTTGAGGCCGGGTTtgttcagcagcagctccagctgtCTGCGATTGAAGTTGGAGACTCCCAGAGATTTAACCAATCCTGCGTCTTTGCAAGCCTCTAAAGcctgttgagaaaaaaaacaagatttacaTCCCCTTTAAAGACTGATAGTGATTATCTTTACAGACTTACTGAGACAGTGGAGACAAATACACAGCGAGGAGGAAAAAACAGATCTTTGAACAGAGCTTTATGACACCGTCCTTGATGGTTTCTGATGCTGCAGCAGAGAATGTTCTGGCAGCAACGTATGAACAAGTATGAAGGAATATCACATGTGGTTTCTcttgattcattattttaatgttaGCACTGTCATACTTTTCTGGGAAAACATTCACTAAAATGCACTGaaaaaatttgcaattcaaGTTGGAGAAGGGGAAACCGATTCTATGTAGAACACCTGAATTAAATGAAGCGTCATCGTATTCTCAACCTTTTCATAACCATACACTCTCTTCTTATCTCATATTCAACTAATCATTGAATCGGATCTTGCCTTAGTACACTTCAGATCGAACGGAAGCATCACGCGTTCCTCTGCACAGAAAGTCATCACGACCTTCACACAAATAACAGCAGACAGCAGATCCTCTATATTCATGCATATAACTATATTCATGCATATAACTATATCCATGCATATAACTGGTGGTGTTCAGTTAGCTGCTGCATTGCTGCTAATCGTCCCTCTATTTTATCTGGGTTCTGTTACAGCTGACCTCGGCATTTATCAAATCATCTGTTCAGATTAATTCATTCAGATCATTACAATCAATTCATTACCTTTGAATACTCCTACactcttttattatcttatatcAGCTATTTCCATTATTCACAGCTAAGGTAATTATTCTTATTCACTCTCTAgtactcatcatcacccatcctatgtgtctgtacaatcatgtctctgtcatgtcctgttgtttttatattgttttatctgtcaatgttttaaTTGATCTTTGTAAgctgtccttgggtgtccagaaaggcgccactaaataaaatgtattattattattattattattattattattattattattatatgctgGTCTAttatgacctctctattgctctggtctatcgtgacctctCTAATGTTCTGGCTACCGTGACCTCTCTAATGCTCTGGTCTTAGTCTGTTTATACCTCCTACGTTCGCCCCGATGTCAACACCATCCTTGCAAATCAAAGATCATTAAAACCTTGATTTCGGTAAGTCATTCATataactggtggtggtggttatttattttaatatgctTTCTTCAAATACTATACTTCATCTCTCAGGACTACGGCTACACTGGCACCACCTTATTCAAACTATTTCACTCGTTTCATTAATCACACTATGCAATGTTTATTTAACACTAGAACGGCCTTCGTCCCAAAAAGGTCCGAGACTCACGTGTCTCATGGTCAGCATGACTTGCGATCCAAGCGGCTCTCATAATCAACATGACCTTTGTCCCAAAAAGGTCCGAGACTCACGTGTCTCATGGTCAGCATGACTGGCGTTTCAACATGGTCCACTAGGCCTTCAAATTTAAATGGTCTATCGAGATCTCACATTACACTAGTCTTATTCAACATCATTCATAGTAGGCTAACGTGCCTTCATAATTTAATTGCtatcatgtactgtatatcattaaCCCACTTATTACACTCGCATGCGACCTTATATTGCACGGTCTTTCTCAACTCCACTCTAGCACTGTTCTTAGGTTAACACAATCACCTGGTCTTGATATTATATCCATATCATGTTCTATCTTTACCTCATACCTTGTGagttataattttttttttcctaattaaCTTTATTCTGCTTAATTTTCCCAGATGCTGTAAGGTAAGGAGGTGTGCACGTCTTAACCTCATATTCATAGGCAATAAATCAATGTATTTATTCCATGTTTCTTTGGGGGAATATTTCTACATCCTACTACAGCTTCACTTCCCCTTCATTATTTCACATcgggtctaaatcgccaaagactgttactattcataatttgtgcactttgtaataaatcgtcattcaattcatacgagtctTTCCTGTTTGAAATTACATTACACTGACttgacatattattattattagacacTGAGACGCTATTATATTCAGCTTGTTAAGACTGTGGTTGCATCTGAAATTCCACaccaacatgctatttagtacgctaaaacagtacttgagatattttagtatgtccgaaaccttagtatgaaaccaatagtacgcaaattgcatactatttacagtatgcaacgctggacactacggcagcATGAATATCCCACAATGTAATGTGGTAGTGCCGACAActttcataacagacgttgacggataacatcaataacgcttcaattcaactgtataagatttcactttgctaggtgtaatatatattttaaatgaatttattTCATTCTCACAAACCATCGTTTTAgtcatgaggttggcacgggttaccatggttacacttCTCCAATCGGTAAGGAGACTCTCAATAAGTGACCATGTAAACTACTGCTCAGCACGCTACTGTTTATACACACTCAAGTATGTTGAACGTTAgtacacctattgagtatgtagtgcatagtttGCGATTTCGGATGGAGCTTCTGTCTGTAGACCTTTTccttgccattctgttgctagggcaacatctttggtccaagtttacttcctgtcagctactgcattaacaaacattgcaacaggaaataaaaaagggtcccatttagaatgttaatgtttaaaGGTCTGTATTTTCAACTCTAGACTCAAGTTACTGGTAGTGTTGATGTGTATTTCATAGTACTGAATAgcgtttttaacattttgtctGTCCTCACTAACATAAATGCACATACACTATATCTATAACTGGTTTTGATGTCATTTATGTTTCTAAGTTATACCTGCGTAAACATGTGAAgcaaaagtgaaagaaaaaaaagcgtaAATACAATAAGAGAGAAAGCAATATGTCATGAAAAGAACATATCCAGTCATTACAGACAACAGGGAGGAGAAGAGCAAAGTCATGAAATAGTAGGACCATCCATTTGGGAACTCAATAGAACTCACCTCCCATGTTGCACACACATCTGTATGGTGGTAGATGTATTTTCCATCCTGGTCTTTTGGATAGAATTCATTTCCGGGCTAAAATTTAAGCACAATTCAATAATTTGCATTTACACGTATGTGGCATAATCTAGTAATGTACTGTAGAAGTACTGTACAAAGTGAAGTGAATTTTGGTTAATTTTACAACTCATACAAATATCCGACTATGACCACTTATGCCAAATGTAACACGTGTTTTGAAGCTACCACTCATAAATATATCTGTTTAATGAAATGATCTTGCTATCTTAGTGCATATTGATGAACTCTGAAACATCAGATTGTGAACAGTCGTGTAGATGTTTGTACCGACATaattctattctttcttttattaCAAATAGTTTGTAATCAGCACATTTGTTTTGACTGAAGTATTTTATTACTACAAACCATCCTGTTTGACAGAGTAAATCAATAAGAGCATGATAGAAACCATACACTACCGGCGCGGCATATCTAAAGGGGCAATGTTCAGACACTTAATGGCTCACTgataagtgaactgcagtctgTTTGTGTACTAACCTTGAAGGCCATAGGAAGCTCAACGATGTACAGGTCCACATAGTCTAGTTTTAAGGCTTTCAGCGTCCTCTCCAAGGCCGGTCTCACCAACTCTGGCGGGTGAAATGTGTTCCAGAGCTGAGGAAGATAACACAGAACTAATTAGAAAGCATTCAGTCTAATTAAGATGAATAAAACACCTGATGTATGAAGGAACTTATTACCTTTCCGCAGTAAAAGATGTCCTCTCTTCTAACGGTTCCATCAGCAATCTTGTCTCTAATGGCTCGACCAACTTCGTGCTCATTGAAATACACCAATGCCCCATCAAAGTGCCGGTAACCCGCATCTATGGCCAGCTTGACACACTTGAGTGCTGTGTCTTTGGGTGTCTATCGTAAATacacagaaaatataaatatgaattgaCCTGGTGTAGATTGGAGTCTGTGTTAATATACATTCCCGTTTGAATTATCAATGAATCATCACATTTTGCGGTTAGTATTTATCCAGTCACTGCAAGCAATAAACACAGGCACTCCTATGTTATGGAGAGACCTCTGGCTGAAGCAGTCATTAACAAGCCTTATTGCTCACAGGCAAATCTAGAAGATTATATTCTTCTCACCGTTCGAGGGTCCCCATAGGTGCCCAATCCCAGCAGAGGAATCCGGTTCCCGTCGCTGAGAGGGATACTGTGGCTCTCTGCTGTCAGATTCATGTGTGTGGAGAAGTGGATCAACTGGAGTGCCAGCCTGCGTGCATATTGGGTAATTTATCTATGATGGAGTTTTGAACCTTGAGCCCTGGTGTTTATCTTAAGCTAGTGGCTTCTCACTGAGGGCATTTACGTCGAACCCAAACAGGTGGACCTGATATGATTTGTGGAACATTGTGCTGTTTGACAGGTTTTAACTTAACCTTTATTACATTCGTCATATACATATGGGTACAAACCTCTGCAGCATCTTTAgtagcagtgggctgctgtgaacttggggttcagtgtctcgctcacgGACACTTGCAGACAGTATGGAGTCAGGGATCGAACTGACAACCTTGTAGTTAAAAGACGACTGGCTCTACCCCCTAAGTCAAACTTTTAAGAGCCAGGGACCCCTTATAGGgtagaacattttccaaggacgccctcataatcgtaacactgATTATGCTCACTACCATTTTTACTCTTAGATGctattggaactatttgtattctaaaacgtTTCAatctaaatacttcagacctgtttcatactgtagtaataaacagaaacacttcAATTCAAATCATGTTAACACACCTTATATACTTTTAAACAGAGGGACTCTTTATTCatattgcatttggactcaacttcacagcatttttatttttcaaataattgtgcttaaaagctttcagaaaatgaacagtataGCAAGACTgtcatagtcctaataaatccagatatttaaaaaatgtccgaaacaaaagatctaaaaaatgcccgaaaaaaagtctgaaaaatgtctgaaacaaaagatctgaaaaatgtccgaaagaaaagtctgaaaaaaaagacccgaaaaaaaatcagaaaaaatttccaaaacaaaagtctgaaaaaaaaagatctgaaaaatgtcagacaaaaaagtctaaaaaacaaatctaaaaaatgcctgaaaaaaaagtctcaaaaatgtcagaaacaaaggatctgaaaaaagtctgaaaaaaaaaatcagaaaaaatgtccgaaacaaaaagGTATGAAAAATGGCAAACAAAGTCTGaataaaaagatctgaaaaatgtccgaaacaaaaggtctgaaaaatgtcaaaaaaaagtctgaaaaaaaagtctgaaaaatgttcgaaactaaagatctgaaaaaagtctgaaaaatgttggacgaaaaagtttgaaaaaaaagatctgaaaaaatgtctgaaagattTCCGaaataaaagatctgaaaaatattggacaaaaaagtcagaaaaaaaagtcagaaaaaaaagtcagaaacaaaaggtctgaaaaatggcaaaaaaaattctgaaaaaaaagatctgaaaattatcggacaaaaaagtctgaaaaaaaagtctgaaaaatgtccgaaactgaagatctgaaaaaagatctgaaaaaatgtctgaaaaatgttggacaacaaagtttgaaaaaaaagatctgaaaaaattcaaaaaaaaaaagatctggaaaattctgaaaaaaaaagatctgaaaaatgtcagacaaaaaagtctgaaaaaaaagatctgaaaaatatcggacaaaaaagtctgaaataagagatccgaaaaatgtctgaaaaaaaagatctgaaaattatcggacaaaaaagtctgaaaaaaaagtctgaaaaatgtccgaaactaaagatctgaaaaatttcagaaataaaagatctgaaaaatgtcggacaaaaaagtctgaaaaatgtccgaaattaaagatctgaaaaatttcagaaataaaagatctgaaaaatgtcggacaaaaaagtttgaaaaaaaagtctgaaaaatattggacaaaaaagtctgaaaacaaagatctgaaaaaatgtccgaaaaaaaattccgaaataaaagatctggaaaatgtcggacaaaaaagtcagaaaaaaaagtttcggaaaaatatctgaaaaaaaaatatctgaaaaaatgtccgaaaaaaatatctgaataaaaagtctgaaaaatgtccgaaactaaagatctgaaaaatttccgaaaaataaatatctgaaaaatatctgaaaaaaaatatctgaaaaaatgtcctaaaaaaatatctgaaaaaaaaatatctgaaaaatgtgaaaaaaaaagtttctgaaaaaaaagaaaaaaagatctgaaaaaaaagatctggaaaaaaagatctgaaaaaagtctgaaaaaaaaaatcaaaaaaaaatgtccgaaaaaaaagtctgaaaaaaaagatctgaaaattatTGGACAAAATAGTCtgaataaaaagtctgaaaaatgtccgtgTTGCAAGGTGAGGTGCAGGAGAGCAAGGTGAAAAGTCACGAAGAGAAATCATCACACTGGCAGGTAAGTATGCTTGAAAAATAaggcagacttttattttcagtctgtaACAATTCcatcaaacaaaggaaaaataCATGGAGGTAAAAACCCTCTGCATTCTGTTACACAGCTCACCACGGGGCTGAGGCTGGTGCTGCTCTTTTTACCACTCTCCTCCCCCAAACTCTACTTTCACACACGGTCATATAACCTAACAGCCCGCCTTTCCAGTTCAAACTGGCTTATCAGGCGAGTGCTGCCATCAGCTCAGACTGGAGACACCTGCAGTGAGAACCTGGGAAATCAGAGCACACCTGATTACACTTGAAGCCACTCAGTCCCCGTCAGTCAATTAACCCCTTAACTACCCATataaggaaaaacaaagataactGTGATCAACCCCACTTGGCTTTACCAAACAGTTAGTGAGGGAGTTGTTGCTTCCtcacagtctgaaaaaaagatctgaaaaaaaaaaatataggacaaaaaagtaaaaaaaaaaagtctgaagaatgtcggacaaaaaagtctgtaaaaaaagatctgaaaaatatagGACAAaaacgtctaaaaaaaaatcaaaaaaatgcctgaaaaaaaagtctgaaaaatgtacgaaacaaaagatctgaaaaatgtccgaaaaaaaagtccaacacaaaatatctgaaaaatataggacaaaaaagtaaaaaaaaaaagatctgaaaaatgtcggacaaaaaagtctgaaaaaaagatctgaaaaaatgttcgaaaaaaaagtctgaaaaatgtccgaaaaaaaagatttgaaaaaaatgggacaaaaaagtctgaaaaaagtccgaaacaaaaggtctgaaaattttttaaaaaaagtctgaaaaaaaagatctgaaaaatatccaacaaaaaagtctgaaaaaaggatCTTAAAAATATCGGacaaaaaagttggaaaaaaaagatctgaaaaatgtctggaaaaaaagatctgaaaaaatgtccgaaaaaaaagtctgaaaacgtccgaaacaaaaggtctgaaaaatggcaaaaacaagtgtaagacaaaaaagtctgaaaaaaagatctgaaaaatgtcagacaaaaaagacaaaaaaaaaatgccttaaaaaaaagtctgaagaatgtcagacaaaaaagtctgtaaaaaaagatctgaaaaatatagGACAAaaacgtctaaaaaaaaatcaaaaaaaatgcctgaaaaaaaagtctgaaaaatgaacgaaacaaaagatctgaaaaatgtccgaaacaaaagtccGAAACAAAATACCTGAAAAATATAGGacaaaaatgtcggacaaaaaagtctgaaaaaaagatctgaaaaatgtcagacaaaaaagtctgaaaaatgtccgaaacaaaaggtctg
The nucleotide sequence above comes from Sebastes fasciatus isolate fSebFas1 chromosome 4, fSebFas1.pri, whole genome shotgun sequence. Encoded proteins:
- the LOC141766820 gene encoding aldo-keto reductase family 1 member D1-like; the encoded protein is MNLTAESHSIPLSDGNRIPLLGLGTYGDPRTTPKDTALKCVKLAIDAGYRHFDGALVYFNEHEVGRAIRDKIADGTVRREDIFYCGKLWNTFHPPELVRPALERTLKALKLDYVDLYIVELPMAFKPGNEFYPKDQDGKYIYHHTDVCATWEALEACKDAGLVKSLGVSNFNRRQLELLLNKPGLKHKPVSNQVECHPYFTQPKLLEYCRQNDIVIVGYCPIGSSREASWVNVKCPPLLEDELLVSIGQKYNKSTAQVALRFNVQRGVVVIPKSFNPERIKHNFQIFDFSLTEEEMKAIETLNKNIRFVELLMWSDHPEYPFHDEY